From one Mytilus trossulus isolate FHL-02 chromosome 10, PNRI_Mtr1.1.1.hap1, whole genome shotgun sequence genomic stretch:
- the LOC134686366 gene encoding uncharacterized protein LOC134686366, with product MRSLFHFYLLFAGFIGQFYQYQTTVVKLEVLFTLDIHNRTASIDIYNDTHAGRQIQTQLLDRFLNGSCILDMNYKPDIRNETVVLKVTRFVDIPCSPSNNSGTDIVTEGLGQIHNVLNRLDTNHILKFVTNGTFHIFCGAEMINNCADVRKCEKHKQYEHVKCMRRGGNTASYSSEAVTIGSVVGSHRTDAALSGNTGSHSSEAVTIGSVVGTDAALSGKFNQNQKTRLPFHLVLVGSPSQNRETESDSSKSVTIGAVVGTVAALSGLVAAATFLRRKCKKNATVSDDTSDISSNVSSDLDDKLFFPRMFEKNVASGRPPQKTAV from the exons TTGCAGGTTTTATTGGGCAATTCTACCAGTATCAGACGACGGTTGTTAAGTTAGAAGTCTTGTTCACTTTGGATATCCATAATAGGACTGCTAGCATTGATATTTACAATGATACGCATGCAGGCCGACAGATCCAAACACAACTCTTGGACAGATTCTTAAATGGCAGTTGTATTCTAGACATGAACTATAAACCAGATATACGCAATGAAACTGTCGTACTGAAAGTGACAAGATTTGTAGATATACCATGCAGTCC atctaaTAATAGTGGTACTGACATTGTGACCGAAGGTTTAGGTCAAATACATAATGTATTAAATCGTCTAGATACAAACCATATTCTCAAATTTGTTACAAATggaacttttcatattttttgtggaGCTGAGATGATCAACAATTGTGCTGATGtaagaaaatgtgaaaaacacaaacaatacgAACACGTGAAATGTATGAGACGAGGAG GAAACACAGCAAGTTATTCATCAGAAGCTGTAACAATTGGGTCCGTGGTTGGTAGTCACCGTACAGATGCTGCGCTGTCTg GAAACACAGGAAGTCATTCATCAGAAGCTGTAACCATTGGGTCCGTGGTTGGTACAGATGCTGCGCTGTCTggtaaatttaatcaaaatcaaaagacacGCTTACCATTTCATCTTGTATTAGTCG GTTCTCCATCACAAAATAGAGAAACAGAAAGCGACTCATCAAAATCTGTCACTATTGGGGCTGTCGTTGGTACAGTGGCTGCGCTGTCTGGATTGGTGGCAGCTGCCACGTTTCTGCGTCGTAAGTGCAAGAAAAACGCCACTGTATCTGATGATACTTCAGATATTTCTAGTAATGTTAGCAGTGATCTGGATGACAAACTCTTTTTCCCAAGAATGTTTGAGAAAAATGTTGCGTCCGGCAGACCACCTCAGAAGACAGCTGTTTGA